Proteins found in one Legionella pneumophila subsp. pascullei genomic segment:
- a CDS encoding DUF4917 family protein, which translates to MAELKVISFEEALNKTNNRTILLGNGFSISLCEEFNYKNLYNKSQELSGKEGKPISNDMKKIFDALNTDDFEKVLAHLNITIEIAKHYSNSKLLLSTIKNDRKNLIASFLNTISSVHPRYKASIEFQTYVSCLRLLSKFSKIFTTNYDLLLYWIIMERNSPILSLFELKDFDISTLPTDDGFSRGKSTNGLLLWKPEHNYREQQIFYLHGSLFIIEIDDFYLKIESNNEGYILDQLESSLISGQQPLIVLEGSSAHKADKIGGHSYLRYCLDALKNLKGDLFLLGFSINDKSDKHIIESIQESEIKRIFVGCYSAPNENFKKNIKQLAHINDSAQERELFIFNSNEAVDWKPIKLKDGDA; encoded by the coding sequence ATGGCCGAATTAAAAGTTATTTCGTTCGAGGAAGCATTAAACAAAACTAATAATAGAACTATATTGTTAGGCAATGGCTTTAGCATTAGTTTATGTGAGGAATTTAATTACAAAAACTTATACAATAAATCGCAAGAGTTATCAGGCAAAGAGGGCAAGCCAATAAGTAATGACATGAAAAAAATATTTGACGCACTCAATACTGATGATTTTGAAAAGGTGTTAGCACATTTAAATATTACCATAGAAATTGCCAAACATTATTCAAACAGCAAATTACTATTATCCACAATCAAAAATGACAGGAAAAACTTAATTGCTTCATTCTTAAATACTATTAGCTCTGTACATCCTAGATATAAAGCTTCTATTGAGTTTCAAACTTATGTTTCATGCCTAAGGCTATTATCAAAATTCAGTAAAATTTTTACAACTAATTATGATCTTCTTCTCTACTGGATAATTATGGAGCGAAACTCACCAATTTTAAGTTTATTTGAGTTGAAAGACTTTGATATTTCAACGTTACCAACTGATGATGGATTCAGTCGAGGTAAAAGTACAAATGGACTTTTACTATGGAAGCCTGAGCATAACTATCGAGAACAACAAATATTCTATCTTCATGGAAGCTTATTCATTATTGAGATCGATGATTTTTATCTGAAAATTGAAAGTAACAACGAAGGGTATATTTTAGATCAATTAGAAAGTTCGCTAATATCAGGTCAGCAACCATTAATCGTTCTTGAAGGTAGCTCTGCGCACAAAGCTGACAAAATTGGTGGCCATTCCTATCTACGCTATTGTCTTGATGCCTTAAAAAATTTAAAGGGTGATCTTTTCTTGCTTGGTTTTTCCATAAACGATAAGTCAGATAAACACATCATTGAAAGCATACAAGAATCAGAAATTAAGAGGATATTTGTAGGGTGTTACAGCGCGCCAAATGAGAATTTCAAAAAAAATATAAAACAGTTAGCTCATATAAATGATTCAGCTCAAGAAAGAGAGCTGTTTATTTTTAACTCAAATGAAGCTGTAGACTGGAAGCCTATAAAGCTGAAAGATGGAGACGCTTAG
- a CDS encoding tyrosine-type recombinase/integrase translates to MATIEERTSKSGEKTYRVKIRLKGEKPQEATFKRKSDAKKWAGSIEAAIREGRHFRSVEAKRRTLSELIDKYIDNVLPHKSESMQSAQKNQLLWWKEKAGYYLLADFTPQIIGTLREELAKGTTNRGKKRTTATVNRYLAALSHVLSTAVNEYEWLETNPLLKIKRQPESQGRVRYLDDDERSRLLSACKQSSNQQLYTIVVLALSTGMRKGEILNLKRRDVFLNEGFVVIDKTKNKERRRVPIISHAYEVLSNQLKIVRLDTDYVFPSKDGKKPIDIKRPWEVAVSVAKLDDFRFHDLRHSCASYLAMNGASQRDLMEVLGHKTVQMTKRYSHLSDSHISSVVGSMNEKIFGEVEQ, encoded by the coding sequence ATGGCGACTATTGAAGAACGAACATCTAAAAGCGGTGAGAAAACATACCGTGTCAAAATCAGGCTTAAGGGCGAGAAGCCTCAGGAAGCTACATTTAAACGGAAATCTGACGCTAAAAAATGGGCTGGTAGCATCGAAGCAGCTATTAGAGAAGGCCGTCACTTTCGTTCTGTGGAGGCTAAACGCCGAACGTTATCCGAACTTATTGATAAGTATATCGATAATGTCCTGCCTCATAAGTCTGAATCAATGCAATCTGCTCAGAAGAACCAGCTGTTATGGTGGAAAGAAAAGGCTGGCTATTATTTGCTTGCTGATTTTACACCTCAAATTATTGGAACTCTGCGTGAAGAATTAGCGAAAGGCACAACAAATCGAGGTAAAAAGCGTACTACTGCGACCGTTAATCGTTACCTAGCTGCGCTGTCACACGTTTTAAGTACAGCAGTTAATGAATATGAATGGCTAGAAACAAATCCCCTGCTCAAAATTAAACGCCAGCCTGAAAGCCAAGGAAGGGTTCGCTACTTGGATGATGACGAGCGCAGCAGGCTTCTTTCAGCGTGCAAACAATCCAGCAATCAGCAGCTATATACCATTGTGGTACTTGCCTTATCTACAGGGATGCGCAAAGGAGAAATACTTAATTTAAAAAGGCGTGACGTATTTCTCAATGAAGGTTTTGTTGTTATTGATAAAACTAAAAACAAAGAGCGGAGGCGTGTGCCTATTATCAGCCATGCTTATGAGGTTTTATCTAATCAATTGAAAATTGTTCGACTGGATACTGATTATGTCTTTCCCAGCAAGGATGGCAAAAAGCCTATTGATATAAAACGACCTTGGGAGGTAGCCGTATCAGTCGCCAAGCTTGATGATTTTCGTTTTCATGATCTCCGTCATAGCTGTGCTAGTTATCTCGCCATGAATGGTGCTTCACAACGTGACTTAATGGAGGTGCTTGGGCATAAGACTGTTCAGATGACTAAACGATACTCACATCTCAGTGACAGCCATATTAGTTCTGTTGTTGGCAGTATGAATGAGAAAATATTTGGTGAGGTTGAACAATGA
- a CDS encoding DUF3987 domain-containing protein, producing MSNFITILHAIEIASSVQGVRQTDQYTNISGEDLLAKLSSVEHGEKDGSHFLRTALEYDDNGQCMPRGDGNTHSLARLLIIDCDKRIDCNGQEHEGAPDPLLIHQALKRNNIGHIIYGTHSHYAGGKGNRYRIILGTEQPYDKEQLSATLEVVMLVINKNLDNDLLALAKENNTFSQAWYYPRKPSGSVVSPLYFEYLEGDVVTVSNPQELPPTSHVVHSWKQEQADEISPIAAFNKQNKLTDLLVQYGYVRKLIIGEREKWLSPNSSSGIAGITVKADKFFSHHDDQFNNGYWHDAFDLMRGHEGLSVHDAVAKTAQSITAPDGRTIDQYNKSLFKQKDNKPAAKIEFNEYQPFNDDLLPVESVPYDVLPEVLADFIKDQSDIRGCPDDFILVSLLARMGCVFSGKIRLELTRNTGWSASPNFFWAMIGEPSSGKSNALSATSKPIQILSATARDNYRKELKTYAQHKELLESKISAAKKGMEQEAKKPKPDGSVVSRFEESFKALRTELDELEETKPTLKRYTVTKTTVEKLILILEENPDGVMLEVDELSSSFVKLSKDEHADERGLYLSGFTGDIQYPYDTVNRGTVFIPRLLLSIFGGIQPAKLKRFLNDARTGYQDDGLIQRFQGVVYPDRKATCLKDKAPSSHLVNAINQMFINLDNIQTGGVLSFDNDAQVLFDVWRTNMTERAQNMGQPFEAHLVKSYEFIASLSVYLYLVENNGQLTQGMKITAKQILSAIKLGEYFFSHARRMYGLVYKDHLPARSLSEKLAKLVLSSTNTGNFDPVIGLHHFTRSQIRSKGWTDLTTKEERREAVQVLVKYGHISKAHGNRHYLNPKLLEE from the coding sequence ATGAGTAATTTTATAACAATATTACATGCAATTGAAATCGCATCTTCTGTTCAGGGGGTGCGACAAACAGATCAATACACAAATATAAGCGGCGAGGACTTGTTAGCGAAGCTTTCATCGGTTGAGCATGGTGAAAAGGATGGAAGTCATTTTCTACGCACCGCTCTTGAGTATGATGATAATGGGCAGTGTATGCCTCGTGGTGATGGCAACACACATAGCTTGGCTAGGCTTCTCATTATCGATTGTGATAAACGAATAGATTGTAATGGGCAGGAACATGAGGGGGCGCCGGATCCATTACTTATTCATCAAGCTTTGAAGCGCAATAACATCGGACACATTATTTATGGGACGCATTCACATTACGCTGGTGGAAAAGGCAATCGATATCGCATTATATTGGGTACAGAGCAGCCATATGATAAGGAGCAATTGTCAGCCACATTAGAGGTGGTAATGCTGGTGATTAATAAAAACCTTGATAATGATTTGCTCGCACTAGCCAAAGAGAACAATACCTTTTCACAAGCTTGGTATTACCCACGAAAGCCGAGTGGCAGTGTGGTTTCTCCATTGTACTTTGAGTACCTAGAAGGCGATGTAGTCACAGTCTCTAATCCTCAAGAATTGCCACCAACAAGCCATGTAGTTCATTCTTGGAAGCAAGAGCAAGCTGATGAAATATCCCCAATAGCCGCATTTAATAAGCAAAATAAGCTGACCGATCTTTTGGTTCAATATGGCTATGTTCGCAAGTTAATAATCGGTGAACGTGAGAAATGGTTATCACCAAATTCATCGTCTGGAATTGCTGGTATCACCGTCAAAGCTGACAAATTTTTTAGTCATCACGATGATCAATTTAATAATGGCTATTGGCATGATGCGTTTGATTTAATGCGAGGTCATGAAGGGCTATCAGTCCATGATGCTGTTGCTAAGACTGCCCAGTCAATAACTGCGCCAGATGGGAGAACAATAGACCAGTACAACAAAAGCCTCTTTAAGCAAAAGGATAACAAGCCAGCAGCTAAGATTGAGTTTAATGAGTATCAGCCATTTAATGATGACTTATTACCAGTTGAAAGTGTGCCTTATGATGTTCTTCCTGAGGTTCTGGCTGATTTTATCAAAGATCAGTCTGATATTCGTGGGTGTCCTGATGATTTTATTTTGGTTTCGTTATTAGCAAGAATGGGTTGTGTTTTTTCTGGAAAAATCAGATTGGAGCTTACAAGAAATACGGGCTGGAGTGCCTCTCCAAATTTTTTTTGGGCGATGATTGGTGAACCTTCATCAGGTAAGTCCAACGCGCTAAGTGCTACCAGCAAGCCTATTCAGATACTTAGCGCAACTGCTAGGGACAATTATAGAAAAGAGTTAAAGACATACGCACAGCATAAGGAACTGCTTGAGAGTAAGATCTCTGCGGCTAAAAAAGGGATGGAACAAGAGGCTAAAAAACCAAAGCCTGATGGCTCGGTTGTTTCAAGGTTTGAGGAATCTTTTAAAGCATTACGAACAGAGCTAGATGAGCTTGAGGAGACCAAACCAACATTGAAAAGATACACCGTTACAAAAACCACGGTAGAAAAATTAATACTTATATTAGAAGAAAACCCTGATGGGGTAATGCTAGAAGTCGATGAGCTATCCTCTTCGTTTGTTAAGCTATCAAAGGATGAACACGCTGATGAGAGAGGTCTATATTTATCTGGTTTCACAGGCGATATTCAATACCCATATGACACGGTTAATCGAGGCACCGTATTTATTCCAAGGTTACTGCTGTCAATATTTGGCGGGATACAGCCAGCAAAGCTCAAACGCTTCCTTAACGATGCCAGAACAGGTTATCAAGATGATGGATTGATTCAGCGGTTTCAAGGGGTGGTTTATCCAGACAGAAAGGCTACATGCTTGAAGGACAAGGCGCCATCATCCCATTTAGTTAATGCCATTAATCAGATGTTTATTAATCTGGATAATATTCAAACAGGTGGTGTTCTTAGTTTTGATAATGATGCTCAGGTATTATTTGACGTATGGCGTACCAACATGACTGAAAGAGCACAAAATATGGGGCAGCCATTCGAAGCACACCTAGTTAAATCGTATGAATTTATAGCTTCATTATCAGTCTATCTTTATCTGGTTGAAAACAATGGCCAGTTAACGCAAGGGATGAAAATAACAGCAAAGCAAATCTTGAGTGCCATTAAGTTAGGAGAGTATTTTTTTAGTCATGCCAGACGGATGTATGGTTTGGTTTACAAAGACCACTTGCCAGCCCGTTCGCTATCAGAAAAGCTAGCCAAGCTTGTACTTTCTTCTACAAATACAGGGAACTTTGATCCTGTAATTGGACTTCACCATTTTACCCGCAGTCAAATTAGATCAAAGGGGTGGACTGATTTAACTACGAAGGAAGAAAGACGAGAAGCAGTTCAAGTATTGGTTAAGTACGGTCACATTTCAAAAGCACATGGGAATCGGCACTACCTAAATCCAAAGCTTTTGGAGGAGTGA
- a CDS encoding HGGxSTG domain-containing protein gives MKSTSRTEKKHYAFDNAPRCGARTKSNHGKPCRCPAIKGKARCRVHGGANGSGAKIGNMNSLKHGESTADAKAFRRELRQAIQYNKKLIQELD, from the coding sequence ATGAAATCGACCTCAAGAACCGAGAAAAAACACTACGCTTTTGATAATGCCCCAAGATGTGGCGCAAGAACAAAATCGAATCATGGAAAACCTTGCCGATGTCCTGCAATTAAGGGCAAAGCCCGTTGTCGTGTTCATGGTGGCGCGAACGGCTCAGGAGCTAAGATAGGCAATATGAACTCATTGAAGCATGGTGAGTCGACTGCGGATGCCAAGGCGTTCAGGCGTGAGCTAAGGCAAGCTATACAATATAACAAGAAATTAATCCAAGAGCTTGACTAG
- a CDS encoding IS630 family transposase: MFIEEIKQYSTEKLVYVDESGIDTFISRQYGWGLRGQKVLGEVSGKRYARESFVAALVNKKIIAPMCYQGTCHTNLFNFWLANFLLPTLGPGYIIIMDNATFHKSEQAKELIKNAGCSLLFLPPYSPDFNPIEQIWANLKSKIRKFIHQFSSLAEAVDFAFKYDQLNFK; this comes from the coding sequence ATTTTCATTGAAGAAATAAAACAGTATTCCACAGAGAAGCTTGTGTATGTTGATGAATCCGGGATTGATACCTTTATCTCAAGGCAGTACGGCTGGGGACTTCGAGGACAAAAAGTTCTTGGTGAAGTCTCTGGCAAGCGCTACGCTAGAGAAAGTTTTGTCGCCGCATTGGTCAACAAAAAAATTATTGCCCCCATGTGTTATCAAGGTACTTGTCATACTAATTTATTTAATTTTTGGCTAGCAAATTTTTTATTGCCAACACTCGGTCCTGGCTACATTATTATTATGGATAATGCTACTTTTCATAAATCAGAACAAGCAAAAGAACTGATTAAAAACGCTGGTTGTTCCCTATTATTCTTGCCGCCTTACTCCCCAGACTTCAATCCTATAGAGCAAATCTGGGCTAATCTTAAAAGCAAAATAAGAAAATTTATTCATCAATTTTCGTCCCTTGCTGAGGCCGTCGATTTTGCTTTTAAATACGATCAATTAAATTTCAAATGA
- a CDS encoding IS630 transposase-related protein codes for MSYSTDFREKVLSFIEFGGKIKEACQLFSISHCSIYRWKNTKKSTGTVGRKPRPNSPYKINDDELKNYIRQHPDAYLNEIAAHFNVTSSGISKALSRLKITRKKSPRSIQKEMK; via the coding sequence ATGAGTTATTCAACAGATTTTCGTGAAAAAGTTTTGAGTTTTATAGAGTTCGGCGGGAAAATAAAAGAGGCGTGTCAGCTATTTTCTATAAGTCATTGCTCTATCTATCGCTGGAAAAATACAAAAAAATCAACGGGTACTGTTGGGCGTAAACCAAGACCAAATTCACCCTACAAAATTAATGATGATGAACTAAAGAACTATATTCGGCAGCACCCTGATGCTTATCTCAATGAAATTGCTGCACACTTTAACGTTACATCTTCAGGCATATCCAAAGCATTAAGTCGCCTTAAAATCACACGAAAAAAAAGTCCACGCTCTATACAGAAAGAGATGAAGTAA